One Dokdonia sp. Dokd-P16 genomic window carries:
- a CDS encoding glycerophosphodiester phosphodiesterase yields MEQPQIHNTPIVIAHRGAQFLYPEHTMEGYKKAIELGADFIEPDLVMTKDGVLVARHEPFISGTTNVSVLPEYADRKTTKMLDGVPVTDWFVSDFTLSELKTLRARQSWEERTHEYDDLFEIPTFEEIIAFAKANKTTSGNPVGIYPELKHPSYHRELGLVMEDLFLNQITKAGYVDKSSPIFVQCFEVSTLQYISARSDVRLIQLIGAAGISSNGDLRFSKEDGSYDPEGQPYDFILSKDARTYNYFTTKEGMKFVSTYADGIGPWKPFVISYSKTDEGEVEMLASTDFVALAHEQKLEVHPYTFRKEDTLWSENNEGITEYQLFFEAGVDGVFSDYTKDAVAARNKFLATND; encoded by the coding sequence ATGGAGCAACCTCAAATTCATAATACGCCTATTGTTATTGCACACAGGGGAGCGCAATTTTTATATCCAGAACATACGATGGAAGGGTATAAAAAAGCAATCGAACTAGGCGCAGATTTCATAGAGCCAGATCTTGTGATGACAAAGGATGGCGTTCTTGTAGCTAGGCATGAGCCTTTTATTTCTGGAACTACTAATGTCTCTGTACTCCCAGAATATGCAGATCGTAAAACCACAAAAATGCTTGATGGTGTACCTGTAACAGATTGGTTTGTATCTGACTTCACTCTTAGCGAACTCAAAACACTACGAGCGAGGCAGTCTTGGGAGGAGAGAACACACGAGTATGATGATCTTTTTGAGATCCCTACGTTTGAGGAGATTATCGCTTTCGCGAAAGCGAACAAAACCACATCAGGAAATCCTGTGGGTATTTATCCAGAATTAAAGCATCCTAGTTATCACCGAGAATTAGGGCTTGTAATGGAAGATCTCTTCCTTAATCAGATTACAAAGGCTGGTTATGTGGATAAAAGCTCACCCATTTTTGTCCAATGTTTTGAGGTGAGTACGTTGCAATACATTTCAGCACGTTCAGATGTGCGACTTATACAACTTATTGGTGCAGCTGGAATCTCTAGCAATGGAGATTTACGCTTTTCCAAAGAAGATGGTAGCTATGATCCAGAAGGGCAACCTTATGATTTCATACTGAGTAAAGATGCTCGTACATACAATTACTTCACAACCAAAGAAGGAATGAAGTTTGTTTCTACCTATGCCGATGGAATAGGTCCTTGGAAACCTTTTGTAATTTCTTATAGTAAAACGGATGAAGGAGAGGTTGAGATGCTAGCATCTACAGACTTTGTAGCGCTTGCACATGAGCAGAAGCTAGAAGTACATCCCTACACCTTTAGGAAAGAAGATACTTTGTGGAGTGAGAATAATGAAGGAATTACCGAGTATCAACTGTTTTTTGAGGCAGGCGTAGATGGAGTTTTTAGCGACTATACTAAAGATGCCGTAGCTGCCAGAAACAAATTCTTAGCAACCAATGATTAG
- the murA gene encoding UDP-N-acetylglucosamine 1-carboxyvinyltransferase, which translates to MATFQIEGGHQLKGDIQPQGAKNEALQILCAVLLTPEKVTISNVPDIIDVNKLIMILENLGVKVEKIGKGEFTFQADDLDLEYLESEKFKKEGSGLRGSIMIVGPLLARFGKGYIPRPGGDKIGRRRLDTHFEGFIKLGATFRYNREERFYGVEAPNGLTGAYMLLDEASVTGTANIVMAAVLARGTTTIYNAACEPYLQQLCKMMVRMGANIQGIGSNMLIIEGVEKLGGCEHRVLPDMIEIGSWIGLAAMTKSEITIKNVSWDDLGVIPNTFRKLGITLERKGDDIYIPAHTDGYQVESYIDGSFMTISDAPWPGFTPDLLSIILVVATQAKGELMVHQKMFESRLFFTDKLIDMGAKVILCDPHRATVIGHNFQSTLKATTMTSPDIRAGISLLIAALSAKGTSTIHNIEQIDRGYENIDERLRAIGAKITRID; encoded by the coding sequence ATGGCAACATTTCAGATCGAGGGAGGTCACCAACTTAAAGGTGATATCCAACCACAAGGCGCAAAAAACGAAGCATTACAAATATTATGTGCAGTACTACTCACTCCTGAAAAAGTTACCATAAGTAATGTGCCAGACATTATAGATGTAAATAAGCTCATCATGATCTTGGAAAATCTAGGTGTAAAGGTGGAGAAAATTGGAAAAGGTGAGTTCACGTTTCAAGCAGATGATCTTGACCTCGAGTACCTAGAAAGTGAGAAATTTAAAAAAGAAGGTAGTGGACTAAGAGGATCTATAATGATTGTAGGGCCATTACTAGCTCGTTTTGGCAAAGGATACATTCCTAGACCAGGAGGTGATAAAATAGGTCGTCGTCGTCTTGATACACACTTTGAAGGTTTTATTAAACTGGGAGCGACTTTTCGTTACAATCGTGAAGAACGTTTTTATGGTGTAGAAGCACCTAACGGACTTACAGGAGCATACATGCTACTAGATGAAGCATCTGTTACAGGTACGGCAAATATCGTGATGGCTGCCGTATTAGCCAGAGGAACTACAACTATATATAACGCAGCTTGTGAACCATATTTACAACAGCTTTGTAAAATGATGGTGCGCATGGGAGCAAATATTCAAGGGATAGGTTCAAACATGCTTATTATAGAAGGTGTAGAAAAACTAGGTGGTTGCGAGCATAGAGTATTACCAGACATGATCGAAATAGGATCATGGATAGGTCTTGCAGCAATGACTAAAAGTGAGATTACAATTAAAAATGTAAGCTGGGATGATCTTGGTGTTATACCTAATACCTTTAGAAAACTAGGGATAACGCTAGAACGTAAGGGAGATGATATTTACATTCCTGCACACACAGACGGTTACCAGGTGGAATCATACATTGATGGTTCATTTATGACTATCTCTGATGCACCATGGCCAGGTTTTACTCCAGATCTTTTAAGTATTATTCTAGTAGTGGCAACCCAAGCAAAGGGCGAACTAATGGTTCACCAGAAAATGTTTGAAAGTCGTTTGTTCTTTACAGATAAGCTTATAGATATGGGAGCCAAAGTGATACTTTGTGATCCGCACCGCGCTACAGTGATTGGACATAACTTTCAGTCTACGCTTAAGGCAACTACAATGACATCACCAGATATACGTGCTGGTATCTCATTGCTTATTGCAGCGTTAAGTGCAAAGGGAACTTCTACTATTCATAATATTGAGCAAATAGACCGTGGATATGAAAATATAGATGAGCGTCTTAGAGCAATAGGAGCAAAAATCACTAGAATAGATTAA
- a CDS encoding DUF4290 domain-containing protein: MIDQLEYNTERVHLIIPEYGRHIQKMVNDATAMEDAEERNKTAKAIIAVMGNLQPHLRDVPDFQHKLWDQLFIMSDFQLDVESPYGKPSREELAERPEPLEYPQNHPKYRFYGNNIKRMIDVAVSWDKGDMREGLAMTIANHMKKCFLNWNKDTVDDEVIFNHLFELSNGEINLKNSGEELGDSDRLIRANKKAKAADNPIKKRSYSKNTNNNNNRKKRY, encoded by the coding sequence TTGATAGATCAATTAGAGTACAACACGGAGAGAGTTCATCTCATCATTCCCGAGTATGGGCGCCATATACAGAAAATGGTAAATGATGCGACGGCAATGGAAGACGCCGAAGAGCGTAACAAAACAGCTAAAGCGATTATCGCAGTAATGGGGAATTTGCAACCTCACTTGCGTGATGTACCAGATTTTCAGCATAAGTTGTGGGATCAGTTATTTATAATGTCTGATTTTCAACTAGATGTTGAGTCGCCATATGGAAAACCATCTAGAGAGGAGCTTGCAGAGCGTCCAGAGCCTTTAGAATATCCGCAAAACCACCCTAAATATCGTTTTTACGGTAACAACATCAAACGTATGATTGATGTAGCCGTAAGCTGGGATAAAGGAGATATGCGTGAGGGACTTGCAATGACTATCGCAAACCATATGAAAAAGTGTTTCTTAAACTGGAATAAGGATACTGTAGATGATGAGGTCATCTTTAATCACCTATTTGAGTTAAGTAATGGGGAGATCAATCTAAAAAATAGTGGAGAAGAACTAGGAGATTCTGATAGACTTATAAGAGCAAACAAGAAAGCTAAAGCCGCAGATAATCCAATAAAGAAAAGAAGCTACTCAAAAAATACAAACAACAATAACAACCGCAAAAAGCGTTATTAA
- a CDS encoding DUF493 family protein, producing the protein MSLDKNPEEFYKKLKTQLEETSSWPAPYLYKFIVPANAEKEAQIEGLFDHLGAVIKKNVSRTGKYTSVSINVRLDNPDVVIEKYKEVGKIEGVISL; encoded by the coding sequence ATGAGTTTAGATAAAAATCCAGAAGAGTTTTATAAAAAATTAAAGACACAACTAGAAGAAACTTCTAGCTGGCCTGCACCTTATTTGTACAAGTTTATTGTGCCTGCAAATGCAGAGAAAGAAGCGCAAATTGAAGGGCTCTTTGACCACCTAGGAGCTGTAATAAAAAAGAATGTATCTCGCACAGGGAAGTACACAAGCGTTTCTATAAACGTACGTCTAGATAATCCTGATGTTGTGATAGAAAAGTATAAGGAAGTAGGTAAGATAGAAGGCGTTATTTCATTGTAA